GAACAAATAGACTGTCTGCTAAATAGTAGTGCTAAAAGAGTAAAACGTAATACAAAATTCTTACGGCATTACGACTAACCCGGAGCATAAGTGAGCGTACTAACTTATTTATGATAATTTGTTGAGAGTACGCACATGAAAAGTTATTGGATCTTACTTATTGCCATTGTTTGCGAAACAATTGCTACTAGCGCTCTTAAAGCCTCAGATCAGTTTAGCAAACTGCTGCCTAGTATTATTACTGTAGTGGGCTATGGTGCCGCATTCTATTTTTTAAGTCTTACCCTAAAACATATTCCTGTCGGTATTGCGTATGCTATCTGGTCTGGGGTAGGCATACTTCTTATTACATTGGTAGGGGTTGTATGGTTTAAACAGACACCTGACTTAGCTGCTATTTTGGGTTTGTCTTTAATTATTATTGGTATTATAGTCATCAATGTTTTTTCCAATACTTCCGCACATTAGTCGGGTAAAAAAATAAAACTCCCTTACCAGTTTAGAAGAAGCTTAGCTGGTGGCAGACCTATATTTTATTAATTTGCTTTCTTTTACTTTTAAGCAAGTGTAGACTTATTATGCAGACTTTTGTTCACTATTTTTTACATCTGGTATTCCCTGCTTTTCTTGCCTGTATGCTTTTTAAAAAACAATGGAAAAAAGCCTATCTAATACTTCTGGCCACTATGTTGGTTGATCTGGATCATCTTTTAGCTAACCCTGTTTTTCAGGATAACAGGTGCAGTATTGGTTTCCATTATCTGCATACGGTCTATGCTATGGTGGTATATGTGGTGCTGCTCTTTTTAAGGCGGCCTTTCAATATTATTGGTTTAGGCTTGCTCTTTCATATGTTTACCGATCTTATAGACTGCTTGTTCATGTTTTCAGAGTGTAAGGATTGCTATAGAGATGCTCCAGCTTATGAGGTATTAAAAGTAATCGCTGATACCATTGGCATATAATCTATTTGCTTATGTTTAGCCCCCTATTAGGTGGTATATCATTGCTGGCTAGTGCCAGAGTGCTTAAAAAGTAATGCGTAATGACAATTTCTTAAGCCAGTGTTAAGCAGCTAAGCCTTTACTACTTTATGCTGAGCTATAAAGTCAGGATCAATCTGTACGCCTGTACCCGGACCGCTGGGAACCTGTATTTTACCGCCCAAACTTTGCAGGCTGGAAGTAGAACATTCCAGAGGCAAATCTTTATTAAAGCCTTTAAATTCATGATAAGGCCCTGCGTTTGCTACTGCCGAAACAAAATGCATCATATACAAATAGCCCAGCCCTGAACCAGAAATATGGGGTATACAGCTTTTGCCCTTAGCGGCTGCCATACGAGCTACTTTCATTGAGCGTATCATACCTCCAAAGTAGAAAATATCGGGCTGTACAACCTGCAAAGCATCATGCTGTATCATCCAGCGAAAATTATGCATACTGGCTTCCTGTTCTCCTCCTGCTATAGGAATCTGCAGGGCATCTGCTACTTGTTTTGTCTCTTCGTACCAGTCAAATGGCACCGGCTCTTCGTAGAAATTATAAGCAT
This window of the Porifericola rhodea genome carries:
- a CDS encoding DUF6122 family protein: MQTFVHYFLHLVFPAFLACMLFKKQWKKAYLILLATMLVDLDHLLANPVFQDNRCSIGFHYLHTVYAMVVYVVLLFLRRPFNIIGLGLLFHMFTDLIDCLFMFSECKDCYRDAPAYEVLKVIADTIGI
- a CDS encoding DMT family transporter, with amino-acid sequence MKSYWILLIAIVCETIATSALKASDQFSKLLPSIITVVGYGAAFYFLSLTLKHIPVGIAYAIWSGVGILLITLVGVVWFKQTPDLAAILGLSLIIIGIIVINVFSNTSAH